In Miscanthus floridulus cultivar M001 chromosome 8, ASM1932011v1, whole genome shotgun sequence, the sequence cctcactctaagggcgccTCGAAGCGGCTGTGAACCCGTcggagggccagccttcgaaGTCCTGAGCctaaatgggccgtaggagcattttcagctccgTATCCCACCTTACCTGTGACGGCTCTTGGCTCATTCAATGGTCGAACCGTCATCCGGCATATCCTTCGGGGGCGCGGCCAGAGATAGCATGCGCGCGATCTTCGGAGGGAGGTGACGTGACGCGGCGCAGCGGGCGCATGAAtctaggcggacggttcgccttctcgTCCGGCTCCGccctataaatagcggcctccccctttGCGTTCCTGCACACCAAAACTATAGCCTTACCTTCTCTATTTCTCCGTCGCCGCCGTTCGGATCTGCCATGCTTGCTAATCCGCCGCCGGAGCCCTAGATCCGTAGCTTCCGCTCCTCCGTCGCCTTTGCTTCTCCGtagccacctccatcctccatggattcgtgGTATCGTTCTGATGTTACCTAtgcgcgcatggagggcctcgtcaagcgtggtcttctccgTGGGAGGACCGACGCGGCGGAGTGGTTTGTGTCCGGCCGCGAGGATGCGCCGGCGCCGCTCGACGGCTACGTCATCTCCTTCGCACTCTTCCACGAGCGTGGACTCGCGGTTCCTCCTCACCCGTTCTTCCGGGGTCTGCTGTACCACTATCAGATCGAGCCGCAGCACTTaaccccaacgggatccagcacatcgcggccttcatcgcgatgtgcaaagggtacctggggatcgagccccacttcgagctctggagatatttcttctACATCTACTTAATCAaaaagaaggagagaggccgcaAGACCctagtgccgatgggatgcgcgggCATCCACCTCCAGGGGCAGCGGGCTGCCGAGAACATGCCCTGCCAGCTTtccagatccaacaaggggtggcactcgcattggttctacctgaagaaCGACCCTGCCGCTCCCTTGCCGATCTTCTCCGTGCGCCTGGTTGAAGAGGTACCGCTGTCATGGTTGTGGGGGCCGCCtgtcaaggagaagaagatgcgcgacctcctcgaggccatcaCGTTCCTGAAGACCCGCGGCCTCCGCGGGGCCAGCGTCATCCGGGGgtatcacgcgaggagggtggtgccgctgatggcgcgcgtccTCCCGATGTACAAGATGACGCCCGCCGCACAGCTCGTCGGGACGACGCTCGCCCATGGGCTGCTTCGTGACAGCGAGGTCGCGCAACGCGTCAAGGAGGCCACGGGGGAGGCCGACgtcgtgttcccaatcccggggCATCCCGCGATGCGGCCGGACGCGGGCTTCATCGAGCTGCCGGCGGGGTTAACCTTCCGGGATTCTGTCGCGCCGCTACCAGAGCACGCGGCCGTGAGGGCGACGAACCGTGCCGCggatgaacaaaggaagaaggagaagaacgaCGAGGAGAAGAAACGGCGGTCGAAGCAGCGAGCGAAGCTGCAGCGAGGGAAGCGGCGTCAAGGCTCgtcggaagaagaggaggatgacgGCTCCATGTAGCCCATCCCGTGGGATGACCtggccgccggggacgaggacccGCCTTCGTCGCAGGCGGGGCCCTTCCCGTGGCATGTCACGaggcaggaggggga encodes:
- the LOC136475773 gene encoding uncharacterized protein; translation: MCKGYLGIEPHFELWRYFFYIYLIKKKERGRKTLVPMGCAGIHLQGQRAAENMPCQLSRSNKGWHSHWFYLKNDPAAPLPIFSVRLVEEVPLSWLWGPPVKEKKMRDLLEAITFLKTRGLRGASVIRGYHARRVVPLMARVLPMYKMTPAAQLVGTTLAHGLLRDSEVAQRVKEATGEADVVFPIPGHPAMRPDAGFIELPAGLTFRDSVAPLPEHAAVRATNRAADEQRKKEKNDEEKKRRSKQRAKLQRGKRRQGSSEEEEDDGSM